The following nucleotide sequence is from Candidatus Schekmanbacteria bacterium.
GTATTATTCTATCACAGCCAACAAATTAATATATTTAACAATGAATCAATTTGATATAGTAAAACAAAGATTATCATTAATACTTAATAGAAAAATAGAAGAGTTTTAAATGGCTAAAATAAGCGTCATAATGGCAGTTTACAATGCAGAGCGATTCCTCGCAGAAGCAATAGAAAGCATCCTTAACCAGACATTTCGAGATTTTGAATTTATCATCGTGAATGACGGCTCTTCCGACAACAGTGAAAAGATTATAGAGTCATATGATGATTCAAGAATAAAGCTGATGACATTTAAGAATAATAGAGGGCTTTCCTTTGCTTTAAATAGGGGGATTGAAAAATCTTCAGGAGAATATATTGCAAGAATGGACGCAGACGATATCTCTATGCCTGACAGATTTGAAAAACAAATTAAACACTTAATCGACAACCCTGAAATTGATATTCTTGGAAGCGCAGTCGTAGAAATAGATGAAGTTGGAAAATTCTTGGCTATTAGAAAACTACCATTAAAAGACTATGAAATAAAAAAAGAGCTCATACGGTCAAACCCCTTCTTTCATTCAACTATAATGATGAAAAGAAGCGCCTTTGAAAAGGCAGGATATTATGATGAATCGATTAGGCAAACAGTGGAAGATTGGGACTTGTGGTTTAGAATGTCAACTAAATGTAAAATGGAAAACTTGGAAGAGCCCTTAGTCAAAAGACGTTTTCATAAGGATAACTTGAGTGTTGAATCCAATAATGAATTGCTTATAAAAGGAATTGAGATCAGACGCAAATATATAAAAAAGGGATTATATCCAATCTCTGCATATAGACATCTACTTAAACCTCTAATCGCTTATCTACTTCCACTGCCCATAAAAAAATTTATTAGAGAAAAAATATTCAAGAGCAATATTTATCGTTGATTTGTCTCAGACAGAAGGGATTGATAGAGCTCTATTGTTTTATTTATCAAACTATCAGATGAAAATTTTTCATAAATTCTTCTTTTACATTCCTCTGCCAACCTGTTTCTCAAATCTGCATCATCGATTAATTTTATGAGAATATTGAAAAGTTCATCTTCATTTCTTCTTTCAAAAAGTATCCCATTTACTCCATCTTCTATTATTTCCCTATATCCTCCAACATTCGACGCAACAACGGGCACAGCGCAAGACATAGCTTCTACTGCTGTTCTTCCAAAGGGCTCCTGATATATAGATGGACATACTACAAGGTAAGAAAGATGATATAAATCAACTAATTCCTCAAAAGGAAGATAACCTGTAAAGACAATGCCTTCGGTATCTTCTTCAATTTGCATTTCCTTTCTTCCAGCAAAAATAAATTTAATATCCTTTCTTTTCATAGAAATCTTTTTAGCAGTATTCAATGCTATTGATGAACCTTTTTTGTAAGTTATATTGCCGGGAATTAAGATAAGTTTTTTATCTTCCAATGCATACTTCTCTTTGAGTTTCTCTATATCTTCTTCATTTTTTTCAAAATTCATTCCGGAGAGATTATAAACAATTTCTGATTTAAGATTTTCAAGCTGTAATTTACTGAAATAAATATTCTGAATTGCTCTACTTACAAAAAAGGCACAGCTTAAATCTTTAATCTTTCTATTCCTAATCTTTGCTGTTGAAAAATGCACTTGATGATTAAACCTAATCCTTAGCTTCTTGAAAAAAGCAAGTTTTTCATTTGGCGGCATCACTAAAAGTGAACATCTCTTCCACAGCATTTTTCTGCCGCACCAAGCAGGAATTTTTTCATCGTCCATTAAACAGGAAGCCGACGGACACAATAGGTCATAATCCCTAATAGTATGGACAACAGGGATTCTGTTTCTCTTCCCTGCTTTTACAGATGCATAGAGCGATAAGGAATTTTGCGAATGTATAATATCAGGTTGAATATCCTTTATCACCTTATTCAAATTGTATAGCATATATATATCAAACAATGGTGTGATCGTATAAATTCCTCGAAGTCTTTCCCCACTTTCAATCTTTTTTGGAAAGGGATAACGAACTACTCTTATACCATCGATAGATTCTGCTTTCTTAGCTCCATAATTGGGTGTCAGCACATAAACCTTATGCCCTCTCTCTGTAAGACCTTTTGCTAAAAGATAGGCACTCTTTTCTGCGCCTCCCGGTTCAAAAGGATAAAAATATTCATTAACAAAAAGAATCTTCAAGCTTTTTGAAAACCCATTCATTTATATTTATTTAACACCTCTTCGTAAATGCCCATTACAGATTTGGCGCATTTATCCCAACTG
It contains:
- a CDS encoding glycosyltransferase produces the protein MAKISVIMAVYNAERFLAEAIESILNQTFRDFEFIIVNDGSSDNSEKIIESYDDSRIKLMTFKNNRGLSFALNRGIEKSSGEYIARMDADDISMPDRFEKQIKHLIDNPEIDILGSAVVEIDEVGKFLAIRKLPLKDYEIKKELIRSNPFFHSTIMMKRSAFEKAGYYDESIRQTVEDWDLWFRMSTKCKMENLEEPLVKRRFHKDNLSVESNNELLIKGIEIRRKYIKKGLYPISAYRHLLKPLIAYLLPLPIKKFIREKIFKSNIYR
- a CDS encoding glycosyltransferase family 1 protein yields the protein MNGFSKSLKILFVNEYFYPFEPGGAEKSAYLLAKGLTERGHKVYVLTPNYGAKKAESIDGIRVVRYPFPKKIESGERLRGIYTITPLFDIYMLYNLNKVIKDIQPDIIHSQNSLSLYASVKAGKRNRIPVVHTIRDYDLLCPSASCLMDDEKIPAWCGRKMLWKRCSLLVMPPNEKLAFFKKLRIRFNHQVHFSTAKIRNRKIKDLSCAFFVSRAIQNIYFSKLQLENLKSEIVYNLSGMNFEKNEEDIEKLKEKYALEDKKLILIPGNITYKKGSSIALNTAKKISMKRKDIKFIFAGRKEMQIEEDTEGIVFTGYLPFEELVDLYHLSYLVVCPSIYQEPFGRTAVEAMSCAVPVVASNVGGYREIIEDGVNGILFERRNEDELFNILIKLIDDADLRNRLAEECKRRIYEKFSSDSLINKTIELYQSLLSETNQR